The following is a genomic window from Pieris rapae chromosome 24, ilPieRapa1.1, whole genome shotgun sequence.
gagattaattttacaattcatATCATGTATCGATCAACGCTTTTAGAACGAAACTTGCCGCCAAAACAAACAGAGTAACTACATTTTCACAGACAAACTTCAACTTTTGACAATGTGTAAACAATtcaacagattaaaaatatcattttccGTGTGACAAATAATGCGTTTGAAAACTTTGCTTGCCTTTAAAATATCGTAAACACACATCGCATTGATATATGGGTTGGCCTGTGTGCGTCCTCATATGACGATCGAGCATTTCTCGTGATTTAAGGTCCTTCCCACAGACAGCGCATAGATACTCCGGCTGTTTTTTATGCTCTCTCTGAATATGGGTTGCCAGATGCTGTGCGAGAGCATATTTTTTGGGACATTCGGCGCAATAGTGTTGATGTAATTGAGGAAAATGGCTCTCTGTTCTTCCTTGATTTAAGTTTCTTGAACCTAAACTTAATCTGAAAGAGTGGGGTAttgtatattgattttattgacAAAGTTATTTGTAACTGTGGTTTGATTTTAaggttaaaaattttaattaaaaatacctgCTTTTACGTTTCATTTCGTTCCTCGTGTGATTTTCCAAATGTTCGCGTAATTTATTCGCCggcaatataatattacacttTCTGCATATTGTATTACGCGGTGCCGATTTCTTTTTACAACGCGAACATACGAAAATCTTCGATGTTTTCGTTGGTAGCAACATTGGGTaccttaaacattaatttagtaTTAGTTTTGGACCGCGCAATTATGTATAGTCTTCGCAAAAcgagaataaatattatatatttttttaataaactgtttCCGCACAAAGAAACATGATATAGATAACTTTTACTAGATAAATCCAAAACTATATATGATAGTCTAAGATCcgggattagaaaaatatcctcatctgttattttaatgaaacaattttttataagtcgatttcaatatcatgaacttttaaaaacaacCTCTGCCATCATAAGCCTGCtgcatataattaattaacaactaatttatttttaatttttactttctcaTGTTAGTTACATGTAGTAAGTTACGCCGTTTATTgtacttagattttttatttaacatgtgAGGGAAATAagctacatttatttaccttttctcACCTGGCTGCAGGTAAGTATAGCAATCATAGAGATGGGTGCCTACTACAGTGaggtatataatatcaaatattgaCGGTTTTAACTTACTACATGTAACTAACAtgagaaagaaaaaattaattactattaattgcaGATATCACAgacacattaataataaatgttacagaAAGTGACAGTGATAGCGTAGCGATGACGGCGACGATTGGTAAAATTATACatctatttgttttatttctcacTTCTCACGTCTTcatgattactaataatacacaattatttaagaaaactcTCAAacccttaataaaataaatcgtcataactaaattatccgttcagatatttaatttcctgatatacttaatttctattaaagtagtagttgtttaattgtataaaccAGAGGAATCGATCCGGAAATATTCCGTTTCCGTCAATAATTTCGCAAcgtcaatatttattacttttcataACGTTGCAACACTGAAATTGTCAAATCAGGAATCGAATTAAGAGTTCTAGTATAGAACGATATCTACGGCAAGATAGTTCATGCCGTTGACAACCTTTGGACCTTTGGACCTTCGGAACATCATACAAACCTTTGCTTACACATGGAACAAGCCACATTTGTCCTTTTGAGTTGAACATTCGTGTTTAAAGAGGACTTTTTGGAACTGGCCCTCTTCACGTACGCCTTCGAGTCATTTTTCAGATATTCCGAAATTGACGATTTCTTGCCTTTGATTTTTGCCTTCTGACTTCCTTTTCCACTTTTTTGTGATAAACGCGTggaatctaaaaatatacctactttTATTGAGAAATGAAACACCCCGGCAAGTCAACGACTGCTATACCAGATATATTTGATAAGTCCAaaccaaaaatatacaataaaatcaaaattggcAGTgtaggtaatattatttttgtaatatttatgttcaCCATTATTGACATATATTATAGGAAAGATGGCTTGTAGCATATACTGTagatatctaatatataaaattcttgtgtcacggggttagtaaccgaactcctccgaaacggctcgaccgattctcatgaaattttgtgtgcgtattgggtaggtctgagaatcgaacaacatctatttttcatccccctaactGTTAAAGGTGGGTCcgcccctaaatttttttatttattttttagacaaaatgtatcgttttatttttttacgacaaaaacacatgcaaccctaaattttcacccctctacaatcatcccttatgttttttttgtttattataaactttaattttttggcacaaaaacatggcaaaacaacgtctgccgggtcagctagtaatattatatattgtcaaATTTATCGCTTAGGTCTATCTGTATCACCATGGCAGCATGGCACGTATAGCAGTTTTTTCCGCGCACCATCACTATGTGGAATCAGCTGCCAGAAGGTTCCAAAAACCAGATGTATTTCAAAACCAATTTGACTAacggtccttcaagaaaagaacctaccaattcttgaaaggccggcaacgcactcgcgagccttctggcaatgtgagtgtccatgggtggcgctgtcacttaacatcaggtgagcctcctgcccgtttgtctcatattacattaaaatatacgataaaatatttaaaatgtgttaataGGTTATATAGATGTCGAAAGAGTCGGAAGAGGTAAAGTCTGGGAGCTATCATCAAAGACGCTACCTTATCCCTTATATAAGAAAACGGTAtcttaaagtatataatatatgtatatataaacaaataatactcaCATTCACTGGAAGCCCTTGCAAAAGCAGCTAAAACCAAGCTTcgaaatctattt
Proteins encoded in this region:
- the LOC111000922 gene encoding zinc finger protein 432 gives rise to the protein MDYLWPQERLLKIFSKSSIRLAVAHASGDGVLNRCCRLCGSENNLRCFCTSYMCEGVEERYDQMLFNSFGIRVSPPDCLVCENCIRQLRNINRFRSLVLAAFARASSEYSTRLSQKSGKGSQKAKIKGKKSSISEYLKNDSKAYVKRASSKKSSLNTNVQLKRTNVACSMCKQRYPMLLPTKTSKIFVCSRCKKKSAPRNTICRKCNIILPANKLREHLENHTRNEMKRKSRLSLGSRNLNQGRTESHFPQLHQHYCAECPKKYALAQHLATHIQREHKKQPEYLCAVCGKDLKSREMLDRHMRTHTGQPIYQCDVCLRYFKGKQSFQTHYLSHGK